The Dreissena polymorpha isolate Duluth1 chromosome 8, UMN_Dpol_1.0, whole genome shotgun sequence genome includes the window ATCATATTGTCATTTGagtttaaaaacatgtaaaaacgaTATTTACTATGGTTCCAGCTTTCCGAGATGCTTCGTTTCACGCCCGCCAAGACCTCGCCGGCAGACGACATTGACTCCATCATCACCCCGCCACTCAAGGGAGGCCATTGGTCACTCGGCGACAGCGCTCAGTCAACCACGGATACCCCCTGTACCACTTCCGGTCTGGACGGCTCCTATACCGAGGTAAGTTATAGCAGGTATTACAGTATATGGTCAGGAATCCACACGCTATTGTACGCTGGCAATACAAGTAGACaccaatttaacatatttatcataCCGCTACATTCATATCTGTCGGATATAACGTTGCATATTtttatcagttcaacaggaagttgttgTATAAGTCGATGTttggaggtaggtcatattaATCAGAATGAACAATAAATTCaccatttttagtaaaataaaatcggatttaacaaaacaaacaatttgatacaaagacgttacatatttttgataaaacagGAACACAAACAGccaaaatcatattttacaaatataaggcgcaagtgctcatgacgtcattattcacaCGTCAGACGTCAATAATCATATTCATATCCGCTCAAATTGCAGCGTCGTATCGAATGTATtaataatttcttttaaatagGGACGTAGAGATATGATAATCAGAAAAACTGGTTAccgcctgatctttttgtaatatatcggGCTCGGCACGAAGAagataacggctcggcaagcctcgccgttattgtATTCTAAGACTTGCCGGATATATTACAAACAGATCAGaaagtaacctgttattctctatgtagcaTCAAATATTTATAAGTTATTTAGCAAGCAACCAACCATAACGATAATGCTGTTCGTTACTTAATATTTGAGCCGCGCTTGTAAAAcgtggtttaatacatgtgcgtatagtgtcgttccAGATCAGTCTGTGCGgtccgcgcaggcttatcagagacgacactttccgcattaactgtaattttactaagaagagactttctgcaaacgaaaaataccataaaagcggaaagtgccgtccctgattaacctgtgcggactgcacaggcttatctgggacgacacttcacgcacatgcattaaacccctttttcacagagcacggcccatttgtatTTCATTCAGATATGTCTCAAGCCCCTCGGTCGCTTTTTGTCGTTTGATGTCAAAAGAAGCCTATTTTCTGGCAAACGCGTGGCCGAACAGATGAATGATGCAGAAGACTCACCCGCAACCAAGCGTCTACGTGAGGCAGATCTCACTATACATAACATTTGTTTGAaggtatgtgtgttttttttataatgcattattgTTTTGACTTTAAAACGCcaattttatatattgtaatgATCAATCAGGCAGGAAAATTACAAAGATTGCTTTAAAGActtcatataaattataaatataatatataatttagacACAttgataacaatattttattttattttccttttcgAGAAATACTGCGAATAGCCCTTATCATAATTATGTGTTATTGACCCAAGATGCGTTGAGGAATAATTTCAGTCAGTTAATGCTCATTCATTGTTTCAGTCGAGTTCACCAGCCCTATCACTGAAGAATGACTGCATCAAAACCATGGTCCAGAAGCTGTCTACCGACGCCGACGTGATCGCCGACGGCTCGAGACCTTACATTCTGCCGACGGTAGTCGGGAAACACAAGGATCTAAAGGCCATCTCTCCAGATACGGTAAGGACATTATCCAGCAGTTGAGATGAAATCACATCTAGAGCTCTGCTAAATGTTATCAATTCAGCATCAACACTTTATGAGGCATTGCAACCAGTGGCGTCCGATAGGTTTGGATAGCAGATTTTGATCAAGCATTTATATTAACTTAAGATGCATCTTTATTTAGTTCTAATGGATGATATCTGCAGGTCATaacaattatacataattaatgatttaaaggggttttcaaagattttggcatgttttgaagtttgaagtcattaaatgctttacattgataaatgtaaacattggatctaaaaagctctagtaaataacaagaataaaatcaaagaaagaaaaaaagtaaccctcatctgggctcgaaccactgacccctggagtaaaatccTATCGCTTCGACCACTCGACCATGCGTGCTAATACTATGtttgtgttttatactttatttaagcaatcctcgtagtgtcacaaaatttaacgacaacaacaaaactctccaaattattcaatcgtttcgcgttgatacgctttataattttcaagtttttaaatcgtccaaagatgcatataacggataatgttcagtaatactgtttcctcacaaatatcataactacaacgaaaatttgcgaatctgaaacgtttcttttaaattttgttaatttaccaaaacttgaaaagatgCCTTTAAAATGCATAGATAAATGTGAGTTGGTAAGAGAACCACAATCCACGCTGGTTCTTTTTAGATGTCCGCAGTGTTGCACGGTTGCTATGATGCCGAGATTGATGGCGTCACAGTGATTGACTGCCGTTACCCATACGAGTTTGAGGGCGGTCACATTCAGGTAGCTTACATAATCAGATTTGAGGTCAAATACTTACTAAGATATCTCGATTTGCAGTTCGTCGGATCTTTTGAATTATGAACGCTTCAAGAAGAAGACATACCTTGAGTTATTAGAAGCACCGGGAAAAATTAACGATACCTATGTTAATCAACCGCGTCGTCACagaaagtattattattattataattattattattattattattattattattattatcatttatgcTTATTATCATTTATGCTTATTATTATGTATGCTTATTAGtagtattatgtgtttttttaaattactattattgttgttgctgttgtattAACACTAAGATTgtcaacatatatttttacattttaggGTGCAGTTAATCTGTACACTCGCGTGATGGTTCGAGACTTCCTCGTTTCACGTGCACAGAACCACGTGTCTTCCACGCGTCACGTGCTGATCTTCCACTGCGAGTTCTCATCAGAGAGGGGGCCTAAGATGTACGTTTTTTACtcagtgtattttttatttattttttaggcCATTTAGAGAATCGATTTAACAATTCCTCGtaagaaaacataattttatttatttggaaACGAAATTAATGATGCCTATTCAGTCAACGTCACGTGTCTATGTGAAAAGCAACTTAAGAATCACAAAATACAATTGAGCTGTCGATAGAAAGTAAATCTGTATAAAATGAAACATTCTCTACTACTTAAAGTAAACGTAATTGGAATGAAAGTATCTGTCAGTTATCAACATATAAGTTATACTTGAACgataatatttttttgtgaaacaagaattgtattTTCATATTAACACGCTTCTTATGAAACGAACTCAACATCGTATTTCTACGTTAATTGCAGGTACCGTCACTTACGTAGCGAGGACCGCGCCATGAACTCGGACGTGTATCCTCGCCTCCATTTCCCAGAGATTTATTTGCTCGAGGGCGGCTACAAGGCCTTTTTCAACGCACACGGCGTAAGTCAAACACACGTCGTACGCGTAATAAAACTCTTGTCAGTGTTTATGACCGTCTTCTGTCATAATTTCAGCAATGCATTTGCCGAATTCAACATTACATAATGTTATACTTGAAGAGAGACATTGGGTATTACATAGTAGTAGGCATTTAACCGATGACCTCCATtacgaaaataaataataaccgATATCTGAATATCAATGACGCctcgtgtgtgtgtttttttatgacgTTCCGCTTGATCagaacaaaaaacttttttttttatttattttaatttattttatcatcTCTATTTTATTTCCAGAGTCAGTGTGAGCCGCAGACGTACAAGCCCATGCTCCACAAGGATCACGCGGACGACCTACGTCACTTCCGGGGCAAGTCCAAGTCCTGGACCGCTGGGGAGAGGCCGAGTTGTACAAGAACGAGTCTGAGATTCTAGACAGGCGGTGAAATGACCAAATCGTTTCGATTTCAAATGTTTGAAATGCCATATGGATAACGTGACTTATAAACTCGGTGAATTGTTGATCTGAACATGGGTGCAAGGCCGCATTGAACTTCGAATTATCTGTGATAGCGTGCGATGTGATGTAGTTTAAATCCATGTTTATGGCATGTGCAGAGTCTTGCATATAAAGTTTAGAGTCTTGCATATAAATCTGCACGTGTTGTATGTCAATTATTTATGTTCGTTCTAATATGTTGTGTTCAAATGTACGCCTTGCTTTTGTTATTGTATTTCCATTTATTTCCCCAAATTACCGGTACTCATGCTTCTGTATCTTTCTGTCGTTTTCTACCTTTTCATGTTATTATGTATATctgtaatttatatatttatgttgttatagAGTGCTGCAAGAGTAATAAAATGTTGTATCTATAATAATGTATTGTTATGCTGttcaattatacaattatacaaaagGTACGTAATAAGCAAAAAGCTAAAAGAATTTTAAAATCGTGGTATACTTACAgtatttatattgatttttttatcttCTTTTTGAGTCAAATTGTAAATTAGAAACTGGTTACCATATGCATTAATTTAAGCATACTAAACTAGAACGACATGCCTTAACCATGACGACAACGTTGTAGGTGttgacgatgatgttgatgatgataacgatTTTAGCAGCTAAGGCTGATGATGTGTAACAAACATGACTGTCGTAAATCGCCATCGGCGCCACCTCTTGCCGCTGTGCACTGTCAAGGTCATGTGTTTTTCGCATCTTGATATGGCACGTGCTTGATTACTTCATTTACTGTTAAATTGCACGTAGATGGTTATTTGATGATTCCATTGCAAAAGCTCTGCTCGTTGGATGTAACAGTAATTTAAACCAATTATTTGGTAATAGCTTTTGTTATGGATTCACGAACGGCACAAACTGTAAATTGCTTAATTTTGAACACATTTCATATTGCTGTCCGTATCTCGAATAAGATTCAGTCACCTTTTTTGTGACAACTGACCGTGCTCTTTGCACGGTATTATGTATACGCAGAATATTTAGTAAGCCATACCTCAATTGTCCGCATTTGTGTTCGTCAAACTTTGTTAAAATCCAGAGTCATGTTCGGATTTTTCAACCGTGTTCTATTCCCTTACTGCAATATATATCGTTTATTTAACAACTGCTTTGAAAAATTGCTTCTGGTCAGTTACATTTGACTATTTCAATAGCAATTACCGACAGTTACATCAAATACGACACAATGGTAATAAAAGATCAATAAATACATGCATAAATTTGTCGTGATTCGTATTTATAAAGACAGATTTCAAAGAGGAATTGTAGAGGTTTGCCAAAAATATATACATCGGAAAACAACATAACAACTGGATGATCCGTACACATTTCAACCGACACCTACGTGATCACTTACGACTCGTGGCTTTGCGGCTTCACAAGGATCCAAAAGTTATCTTTCCAGATACGATAAGGATCTTTTCCAGCAgtaaagatgaaataaaatgtaaggTTCTGCTTAATATTGTCAACATCATCAACACTTGATGAGACATTGTAACCCATGTGGCGTCCGATCAGTTTGGATACCCGTTTTCACTATCTTTGTGTTGAACGGTTGCTTTTACAATAAGATTGATGACGTCACAGTGATTGACAACAGCTACCCCTACGAGTTTGAGGGCGGACACATTCGGGTAGCTCCTGCGTGCCATTTGCTGTGTATGATGGTGCGAATTACTCTATTTGACATTAAATAATTAATCCTTAGATGTTAAATTAGCATCAGTTCTAATACAAAATGTTAAGTTCACAGAAAACTAGTCcatttgtaagaaataaaatTGATGTTAATTTTCGGAAGCGCTTGGTGCGAACATCATACCCGTATTGATTTACTTCAGAAGATCCATACGTCGTTGCGAGTATACAAACTCTTCAATTAATTATTTCTAAATCGCTAGTTGTTTTACCGATTTCATTTCGGTCTTTGTTTGTATTTCTGCAATAAGATCATGATGACGGTGACAAACGATTTCTGCAAAAGATGTGTAAGTATTTGCGTACCAGGGCTGTAGAGTAAGAAGAAACAGGTGGCAAGTCAGCAATAGGTTCATAATGACCATCATTATTTGATCAACATGGTTGTTTCCCTAAACGCGTCGTCACCGAGGCCTTCTTCTACGCAAACGTCGTAAGTGGAACACGTGGTAATATAACAATTGAACCCTTGTCTATATGTATTGCCATGTTATATTATTCAGATGAAAACAGGTCTCAATAATGCATAACAATGTCGAATTAAGCTTGCTATTATAAAACTATTATATTTTAAGAGACACATACAAAACAAATTGTATTGTGAATGTATAAGGCACCTCGCGTCATTTTATGGCGTTCTACCCGTTTCTCACTCAGAATCAACgtgaacatggctatgtgcaaacagtatacaatcagaacagcctgtgagtcactcgcagtctgttcatgtttcatactgtttgctgctcataagtatcagTGGCTtcgaaatgaagcttttaaaagttgaatctagtaagaaaggccttcaattaaaattaactttctgagggactaaaatgcgtaaaaatacgtttctaagtggtaaagggctacTTGATCGGACCGAAACGTAAAAACTATTCAACCGGAAATCATTCAGTTCGTTTCTTACTATCTCGTTATGTTCCAGTTCTGCGGTCACAGGCATTACGTGTACAGTTAATTTATTCACGATAACAGACTCACTCCTATTGAATTAATCGGCACTGGTATGTCTCGAGTTGGGATCTGTGCGGATTGGACAAAGGACACATTTACGCAAAAATTTACGGGATGGCACTCGTCCCAAAATATGAATTGGAACAGATGTTGTAGAATGATAATTGCCGCAAGGTTTTTAACCACACCGTATGGTAATCCGGCGATTAAACACGCCGAGCCGCTTTAAaaaatttttaaatacaaagaatATCTCATCGACTGATCAATTTGCTCGGGGTTTGATTTGTACACTGACCTTTGAAAGGAACGTTGGCTTATTAACCCTTCCGGCGATGTTATACAGCGTGTCAAGGTTATTCTTCCAAACGTTTgatgtattaatttaataattatgataaGGTAGGGTGATTTTGTAACACTTGCGAGTTTTATAGGTGTTGTGAAAGCGGAAGCTTAGATATTTCTTTTCCTCCTTGAGTATACATAGAACTTAATGAGATAAAGGCAGCGATATTTTTAATGGTGCGTACGGACATTTGTTAACTATCGGTAAACATATGGATGGTACGGACATTATATTATGCAAAATGGCTTTTATCGTTATTGTGAAAAATGTATTAGTATTGAACgaataaattcaaaataagaTCCTATCATTAGATtgacaatatattgtttaaaacacgCGGCGACTTTACGCAGGCCCTCCATCCACGATAACGCGGTCGTAAAACAGCGGGCACTCGTATTAAAGCCACAGAATAAAAGACTAAACTAGAGCTCATATTGAGCTATCTTACTCAAAACGTAAAAAGAAACAAGTCTGCGATTACGTTACGTCATTTTTAAGTACAATTTTGTAATCAATATTACCTTGtaaatacatgctaaaatctgttaTCAGTTGCAGACGAAGCACTGTGATCAAAATGTTAATGCATGGATTTCAAGAATATACGGATAACTATTCGTAATATTTGGAATAGATTTTGGAGGAAAAAAGCTGGCTTAAGTATGACCAATTCAACGGACAATATCTTCGCCCGCATTTCCCAGAGATTTACTTGACACGGGCGACAACAAGGCAGATGTAATAATATCTCTAACACATGTGTTAATTTGATTAACTAGTAGGTACGATTTTCACAAGCGTTATTTACCGCGACAGATTTGTTCATACTACCTTAAGGCAAAGACGCCGAAACAGAGAAACTTCTAAATTTAGTAATAGCGGTGTCTTCGAGTTGTTTCATATAACTGATATAGATGATTTAATTAACAGCTTTACTAAAATGATTTGACAAAATTTCGTTCAAACGGCATGTCTCGACGTGTAATTAATACTACCTGATTGACATAGTATGTTGACCGATTATTTTTCGCACTTCAGGCTAAACATCTGTTACAGTTCTATCTATATTTCCTCAGTTTCCAGAGTCAGTAAGAGCCGCAGAGCTCTTGTCCCACAAGGACAACGTGGACAACTTAAGTTATTGAGAGGAAAATCCTTTAAATTTTTTAGCAACAATGATCTTTACCCCATGGCCCAAATGCAGTATGTAACTTACCTACAAAAGGATGCAGCACACAATCTGCatgcttttatataatttaagcaATTGTGACATTGACAGTTGAACCTAATTGACATTTCAGCTCTTAAGCATGACAATGGCCATTTAGCAATTGACTCAGGCATTACACTTCACACTCGGTATCAACTTGGTAATAATTTGTGGTTAGTTTCCATGATAAAAGATATAAAGGTAAACTTTTTGAATTATTAAAACGTGATGGATTTTTTAATCTAAATTTATTTACATTGAATAAATTAGAACTAAAGAAAGACATAcacatgtttacatatttattgcataaacatacTATTATACTGTCAATAACATAGCAAAGTGTTCTCTTTTTAATATTGCTtaattttaaaagacatttaattaattatggtTCTTAACACACACTACTGAAGCATTACAgtgtaaacaagactattgccaagcaataaaagtcccctaccggctccaccattgtcagaaattccaccattggcagaatatttttgttgttgccatagccaccagaatgtttgacgtagtaacaaaatgaattgacgtgcataatgtccatattgccatctatccatgttggaagtttcattaaaaaaatatgaagaacttttaaagttatcgcaggatccagaaaaccaccattttcagcaatatttctagtctatttgttgccatagcaaccataatttttgacagaggaacaaaatgaaatgacgtgcataatgtccatattgccatctatccatgtttcaagtttcatgaaaaaatattaagaacttttaaagttatctcaggatccagaaaaaaacacaccattttcagcagtatttctagtctatttgttgccatagcaaccctaatttttgacgtaggaacaaaatgaaatgaggtgcataatgtccatattgccatctatccatgtttcaagtttcatgaaaaaatataaagaacttttaaagttatcgcaggatccagaaaaacaccatttcagcagtatttcttgtctatttgttgccatagcaaccagaatttttgacgtaataacaaaatgaagtgacgtgcataatGAACAttttgcaatctatccatgtttcaagtttcatgaaaaaatattaagaactttcaaagttatcgcatgatccagaaaaaacaccattttcagcagtatttctagtctatttgttgccatagcaaccagaatttttgacgtaggaacaacatgaagtgacgtgcataatgtccatattgccatctatccatgtttcaagtttcatgaaaaaatattaagaacttttaaagttattgcaggatccagaaaaaacacaccattttcagcagtatttctagtctatttgttgccatagcaaccagaattctagacgtaggaacaaaatgaaatgacgtgcataatgtccatattgccatctatccatgtttcaagttttatgaaaaatgttaagatcgcaggatccagaaaagtgtgacagactgacggacacacaagAGTGCAAActgtaagtcccctccggtgaaaccggtaggggactaattacatatatacattaacaaaAGTAATATATCACAGTAAAGCTGTACATTTGTACAACATTTGACACATCAAGATCACTTAGGCCCAGAAATAGACCAGAAGCCTAGCAGCTCCACTAAACCAGATTTTCAATATTTACTGATCATTTTAAACTTACACTATCATATCGCGACAAAAAAAGATCAGGGATTTTGAAATAAACAGTTCTAATATACCCTATTTAAACTTTGCCCTAACATTTCGAAAGATTGAACACTATAACATCTATtttttctgcacatgcattttacactgttacattgaaatcaaataactGGGGACTAATTCCATTGTTGCGTGCATTATTACATCTGTTTGCATCTGTCGAGTTACCAGGCACGTGAAGCTGAAATTTGGCACATTTTCCTAAGGATGCTTCTAAATGACAgttttgtaattattaaattcAAAACCTTAGCTATTGCCCTTGAACGTAAACTGACTGACCCTCAATGCCATTTCAAGCTTGTAGTAAGTTCACCATGCGTGCTTGCTGTATTCCAAAGTGGGTCAATGCAACCTGACCACTATTTACCAGAAACCACACCTTGTTGCCTCCCAGCATGCCTCAATCATTGAAAATCTGGTAAAATAAATCCACTCTAATAAAACCAAACTCAAAAGCACTTTCAAAAGCACTTTGTGAAAAAGTAAGGAGATCACAGGAGTGTTGCCTCGACTTATCTACGCCCAGAATCTGTACTCATAGTAATAGCCTAAAGCCGATTTTCAAATGTTCTTTAAATGTGCCTTTACTCAAATTTTACTGTCAATGTCTACACCATGTTTCTCGCCGAGTCCGTACAACAGTGCTGCATCCCGCTTGGCCTCCTCCACTCCCTCGCAGCTCTGTTGCCATGACGACGGGATCATCTCTAGTCCATAGTAGGCGCCTGCGAGGGCACCCGCCATTGAGGCTACTGTGTCAGTGTCCCCACCATGTGATATTGAGTACATAATGGTCCTCTCAAAGCCGTTTCGACCCTGGAGGCATGAAAATACGTACTTGTGCTTTTTAAACAGTGGTCTTGacatatttgagtcgtgttctgagaaaactgggcataatgcatatgcgtaaagtgtcatcccagattagcctgtgcagtctgcacaggctaatcagggacgacactttccgcttttatcacattttttgtttacatgatgtctcctcttagcaaaaatccaatttagactgaaagtgtcgtccctgattagcctgtgtggactgcacaggctaatctaggatgacactttacgcacttgcattaagtcctgttttctcagaacgcgacataccgtattttaccatgtatagcgcgctaccatgtataacgcgcatgcgattttttaaagccaaaatggagaaaaaaaagaattcaagactaaaaacctgaaaatttggccgaaaatggccgccattcttatattgcgcaatcatttaatctgagtttttcgggcgcttaattttttgttttaaagtagggagcgtttatacgatcaggagcatgggttgcaaagcactatattttcgacaatttttaagattattctctcgagaacaccgttatgtccttattgccgcTGCGCATGTttgcgttaaattcgaaccac containing:
- the LOC127843085 gene encoding M-phase inducer phosphatase 1-like is translated as MITEVCSGSRQAKTLSEMLRFTPAKTSPADDIDSIITPPLKGGHWSLGDSAQSTTDTPCTTSGLDGSYTEICLKPLGRFLSFDVKRSLFSGKRVAEQMNDAEDSPATKRLREADLTIHNICLKSSSPALSLKNDCIKTMVQKLSTDADVIADGSRPYILPTVVGKHKDLKAISPDTMSAVLHGCYDAEIDGVTVIDCRYPYEFEGGHIQGAVNLYTRVMVRDFLVSRAQNHVSSTRHVLIFHCEFSSERGPKMYRHLRSEDRAMNSDVYPRLHFPEIYLLEGGYKAFFNAHGSQCEPQTYKPMLHKDHADDLRHFRGKSKSWTAGERPSCTRTSLRF